One Tepidimicrobium xylanilyticum DNA window includes the following coding sequences:
- the rsmG gene encoding 16S rRNA (guanine(527)-N(7))-methyltransferase RsmG, with protein MTNVNTLIKGANSIGIELGKEEINRFIIYKDLLKEWNKKINITSITDDEEIDIKHFLDSLTPLNFGLIGNEAKIIDIGTGGGFPGIPMKIAKKGINIVLLDSLNKRINFLNEVIEKLNLSGIMAIHGRAEDLGQDIKHREKYDIAISRAVASLNTLAEYCLPFVKVGGYFIAMKGSDVEDELLSSENAIRILGAKLKEKHYIKLPLSDITHSLLIFEKISKTSTKYPRSGNKPKKKPL; from the coding sequence ATGACTAATGTGAATACTTTAATTAAAGGAGCAAATTCTATTGGCATTGAACTTGGGAAAGAGGAAATAAATAGGTTTATAATTTATAAGGATTTGCTAAAAGAGTGGAATAAAAAGATCAATATAACTTCTATAACTGATGATGAAGAAATAGATATAAAGCATTTTTTGGACAGTTTAACCCCTTTAAATTTTGGCTTAATTGGAAATGAGGCTAAAATTATTGATATTGGTACTGGTGGTGGATTTCCTGGTATACCAATGAAAATAGCTAAAAAGGGCATAAATATAGTATTACTTGACAGTTTAAATAAGAGGATAAATTTTTTAAATGAAGTGATTGAAAAGTTAAATTTAAGTGGAATTATGGCTATTCATGGAAGAGCAGAGGATTTAGGTCAAGATATTAAACATAGAGAAAAATATGATATTGCTATTTCAAGAGCTGTAGCTTCCCTAAATACCCTAGCAGAATATTGTTTACCCTTTGTAAAAGTAGGAGGCTATTTTATTGCAATGAAAGGCAGTGATGTGGAAGATGAGTTATTGTCATCTGAAAATGCTATTCGTATTTTAGGTGCAAAGCTTAAAGAAAAACATTACATTAAGTTACCTTTAAGTGATATCACCCATAGCCTGCTAATCTTCGAAAAAATATCAAAAACATCGACGAAATATCCAAGAAGCGGTAATAAACCTAAGAAAAAACCCTTGTAA